tggtgagccgaggtcacaccattgcactccagcctgggtaacaagagcgaaactccgcctcaaaaaaaaaaaaaaagaaatttctcagtTGATTGCCCTCTTATggccttttatttacttattttttaactttttcagttACAGCCATGCCTTTCTTGGATGTGCAGAAAAGGTTCGGCATTAACCTCGATCGGTGGTGGACAATCCAAGGTGCTGAACAGCCCTACAAGTTTCCTGCTCGCTGCCATGCTTTTGAAAAAGAATGGATAGAATGTGCACATGGAATCGGTATTACCCGGGCAGACAAAGAGTGCAAGATAGAACGTGATGATTTCATAGAGTGTTTACTTCGGCTAAAAACGGTAAGGAAATGATGGAGGTGGAAGCTGAattactttcttgtttctttgggGCTATTCTGAAGTGTTTTTAGTGGGTCATTGGGCAGTGGCTTGCCTAGTGTGAATTGGCAAAGCTTTTCTGGTGAAATACCTTTCaccaggccgaggcaggagaatcacttgaacctttcCTACTTTGGCACCTTGAAGAGGAAGTTAAATGCCCTCACATATGAGGATGGCATATTGTTCCTCagcattcttcttcttctcccaAATTATCCTTAGTATTTTACCCTGCTCCAGCCATAGATTAGaaattgcatgtgtgtgtattcccATTTTTTCGGTTGGCTGTAAAGCAGAGAATATCAACTAGCTTTAGATGTTGATCCTTGAAAATCTTTGGGTAAAAGTATTTAGAATCCATTGAATCCTCATTGGAGAAGAGGTTTAACCCTGCAAATCTATTACATTCAACATCTCTGGATTCGTTCTACTCTGAAGAACGTGGAGGTGTTAATGAAATTAATGTACACGAGCCTGACTGGCAATGCAGAGGAAAAGGGATGTCAACAGCATAGCATCCACCTCCTCTAAAGTTGAAtgagttggctgggcacagtggctgacacctgtcaccccagcactttaggaggctgagttgggtggatcacgaggtcaggagtttgagactagcctggccaatatggtaaaaccctgtctctactaaaaatacaaaatttagccaggcatggtggcgtgcacctgtactcccagctactcgggaagctgaggcggaagaattgcttgaacccatgaggcagaggttgcagtgagccgagatcatgccactgcacttcagcctgggcaacagagagagactgtcaaaaaaaaaaaaaaagagttacagaaTATATAGGGGCCTGCTCTTTCTTAGGAAAGAAATCTCTGGGTGGGGGCTGTTGTTTTGTCTATTTCTGTGTTCTAGATATAACAAATAGAAACAATAGCACAGTGACCAGGAtcaaagctttaaaattttttctttcaacatttgctGTTAGCATTTGGATAAAGTGAAGCCACACTTGGAATAAGGGAGTGTCAGGAAATAATTTTGTATCGATGTCTGCAGGAATATTGATCATGAGGTAAgcaatattttaggtttttttttttagacggagtttcgctcttgttacccaggctggagtgcaatggcgcgatcttggctcaccgcaacctctgcctcctgggttcaggcaattctcctgcctccgcctcctgagtagctgggattacaggcacgcgccaccatgcccagctaattttttgtgtttttagtagagatggggtttaaccatgttgaccaggacggtctcgatctcttgacctcgtgatccacccgcctcggcctcccaaagtgctgggattacaggcgtgagccaccatgcccggccctttgtttttgttttttaagagtctctagtcgccccggctggagtgcagtgtcagcccactgcaacctccgcctcccgggttcaagcaattctcctgactcagcctctcaagtagctaggattacaggtgcgcaccaccacatccggctaatttttgtatttttagtagagatggggtttcaccatgttggtcaggctggtcttgaactcctgaccttgtgatccgcttgcctcagcctcccatagtgctgggattacaggcatgagccaccatgcctggccatattttaGTAGTACTGAGGGACAGTGGGTCATAGTTGGCCATCTTTCAGCCATTTGGTTTACAACACATGTTACCTTCTGGTCTTCAGTTATTTGTTGCTCAGATTAAGATTTCACCTAAttttgaggccaggtgtagtggctcatgcctgtaattccagcactttgggaggctgtggcaggcagatcacctgaggtcaggagttcaagaccagcttgaccaacatgttggaaccctgtctctacttaaaattacaaaaattagccaggcgtagtggcaaatgcctgtaatctcagctacttgggagtctgagtcaGGAGAGATTCACTTGAGAATTGgtctgaacctgagaggcagacattgcaatgagctgagatcgtgccactgcattccggcctgggcaacaagagtgagactcagtctcatttaaaaaaaaaaaaagttttgaataaATTGATACCAACAAGAGGCACTATAGTAAGGTGGAAAGAACATTGGATTGGGAGTTAGGAGAGTCAGATTCTGAtgccgtttttcttttttttttttttttttttttttttttttttttttttttttttttttgagacggagtttcgctcttgttacccaggctggagtgcaatggcacgatctcggctcaccgcaacctccgcctcctgggttcaggcaattctcctgcctcagcctcctgagtagctgggattacagtcacgtgccaccatgcccagccaaatttttttgtatttttagtagaggcagggtttcaccatgttgaccgggatggtctcgatctcttgacctcgtgatccacccacctcggcctcccaaagtgctgggattacaggcttgagccaccgcgcccggccttgatgcCGTTTTTCTGCCAGCACTCATTTGTTGTTggttggttattttatttatttatttatttatttatttattttggggatggcctctgcctcccgggttcaagcaattagcttgccaccatgcccggctaatttttctatttttggtagagatggggtttcaccatgttggtcaggctagtctggaactccttacctcatgatccacctaccttgacttcccaaagtgctgggattacaggcatgagctgctgcacccggcTGGTTAATTTTAACttatgttttgagacagcatctcactcctgtcacccaggcaggagctcactgtagccacaacctcttgggctcaggtcaTTCCACttcagcctgtcaagtagctgggactacaggagtgcaccaccacacccagagaatttttttgtattttagtagagacagggtttcaccctgttgcccaggctgatctccaactcctgaacttagGTGGTCTGCCTACCtttgcttcccaaaatgctgggattataggtatgagaaactgcacccggccctaattttgatttgatttatataaaatagaaatgggatctccctttgttgcccactctggtctcaaactccagggctcaagcgataccacattggcctcccaaagtgccgggattacaggtgtgagccaccacacccagcctgttagtgttgtttttgagacagtgtcttgttctgtcacccaggctggagtgcagtggcatgattatagttcactgcaccctcaaactcctagtctcaactCATCcccctgccttatcctcccaagtagctggctaggactataagtgcatgccaccatatggagcttttaaaaatttttgtagagacaagatcttgctatgttgccgatgctgatcttgaactcctaggctcaaatgatcctcttgcctcggctccccaaagtgctgggattacagaaatgagccatcacatccagcaaaccaccactagttttgtgactttgagcaaatcaCTTTCCTTCTTAGTCTTGATTTCCTTATCTGGAACAATTAAAGAATTGctcttgctgggtgtggtggctcatgtctgtaatcccagcactttgggaggccaagatgagtggatcacaaggtcaagagtttgagaccagcttgatcaacatggtgaaacgtcatctctcctaaaaatacaaaaattagctgggcatggtggcttgctgctgtaatcccagctactcaggtggctgaggtaggataattgcttgaacccaggaggcggagattgcagcaagctgagatcatgccattgcacgccagcctgggtgacaacagcgaaactctgtctcaagagagaaaaaaaaaaaaagaattgctgctCTAAGGTCACTTCCTAATGctgtgatttttttgaaaagataagttACCATTTTCAGGGTCACCTTAAGTGACTAGATACCTCCCTGTAATGAAGAAGCTAGTGAGTCAGAGAATTAGAATCAAGTGCTGTTGTAAGTTCTTAGCATATTATgatgcatttatttctcacaacaaTTCTATGAGATGAGTTACTGTTAGTTTCCCCactatacaattaaaaatttaactttgggaggccaaggtagctggattacctgaggtcaggagttcaagaccttcctgaatcacatggtgaaacccggtctctactaaaaatacaaaaaattagctgggtatggtggcaggcgcctgtaatcccagctactcaggaggccgaggcaggagaattgcttgaatccaagaggcagaggttgcagtgagccaagattgcaccactgcactgtagcctgggcaaaaagagcaaaactccgcctcaaaaaaacaaacataaaaaaatttaaggcaAGGAAAAGTTAAGGACATTGCCTGAACTTATATAGCTAGTAATTGGTGGGGCTGGTTTATCCTGGCAAGGCTGGCTCCAAAACCTATGCTTTTATCCAAAGTAACTGCTTTTAGCTCAGAGGAAGATTCGACATATGGTGTTATCATAGTTCACCCATGACTCGTCTTGTGTTGGGAGACTCTAAGATAAATGGTAAGAAGgtagccttttaaaaatgattaatgttTCTatcagggttgtttttttttttaactgaagttaCATCAATACTACTTCTTTAAGGTTAATGAGATGTTTAACTGAATATACTAATTCTTCCTGTCTTTGTGAAAAGttagtcattcatttttttttttttttttttttttttgagttggagtttcgctcttgttacccaggctggagtgcaatggcgcgatctcggctcactgcaacctccgcctcctggattcaggcaattctcctgtctcagcctcctgagtagctgggattacaggcacgtgccaccttgcccagctaattttttgtatttttagtagagacggggtttcaccatgttgaccaggttggtctcgatctctcgaccttgtgatccacccacctcggcctcccaaagtgctgggattacaggcttgagccaccgcgcccggcccaagttagtcattcattaaaaaaattaagtcaggaACTAGTCTGTGTGCTAGGaatacagtaagcaaaacagcaaaaaaacaaTCTGACTTGGTGGATCTTATGTTATAGTGGGAGGAagggcagaaaattaacaagttaaAGTAAGGTGATAATAAGTACAGTTAGAATAAACAGAAGGATAGCAAGTGCTATGGGCCAGAGCTAATGAATGCTACTTTAAATAGAGTAGTTAGAGAGGAGTTTAGCAAAAGAAGATGGAGCAGAGACGTAAAGAAAGTGAGCCACATGGATATGAGGGAAGAAAGTTCCatgcagagggaacagcaagtgcaaaggtcccTGAGCTGACTGGAGGGAGCTAGGGGAATACTAAGAGATGAAGTCGCAGGAGTAGGCCTTGTATGACATTATAAGGATTCATCTTTTTTCTCAGTAAGACAGAAAGCCACTGGAcggttttgagcagaggaataATGTGATCAGGATTAGTAAATTTTCTGTGTCACAGAATCCAGGAACCAGTCCATTGTTGTGGCTTTAACACACTTGTGTAACATAACTTTGGTTTGTTGGGAAGCAACCAATGCCCTATCGGAGGAGAAGAGACAGAATTCAGGACTCGGCGGTGACTAGTGGCTGAGTAAGAATCAGGCCTTTACTTCCATATGGGAAAAAGAAACCTCAGATTGGCTATTTCTGCTTCATTCATATGCTTTGCATAGTTACCAGCAGCAGTACTACTTTCACATAGAGAGGTCTAGAATATGTAAGTGCTGAGGTTgtcttaactttatttatttatttagagacaaagtcttgctctgtcacccagacttgagtgcagtgatgcaatcttggcttactgcaatctctgcctcccaagttcaaggggttctcctgcctcagcctcctgagtagctgggattacagatgtgcaccaccatgcctggctaatttttgtatttttagtagagtcagggtttcaccatgttggccaggctggtctcaaactcctgacctcgggtaatccgcccgcctcagcttcccaaagtgctgagattaaacttttaatattttaaaagatcttgGTATACATAAATATGCCTCTTAAAGGTTTTGCAAATACCTGTATtactatatatattaataatagttgTTTTCAGAGAGGTTATATATactaaaaatttgtttaaaagctTGGGAAGTGATTTCAAGTTAATCTTTTAAATGTGGACTTCATTTCAGAGGCCCTGTAAGATGAAAGgttttctgtaatttaaaaatgaaaccaaaattcATCTCAGTTTTCCAGTTCTCACTTTCTGGCCTGTATCTCCTTTCTCAGTTTAATTGCTGTTTTCCTTTGACAGATGAAACGTGTGGATACCATCTGGAGGCAACGGGAAAAACTGATGAAGGAAGGGAAGTACACCCCTCCACCTCACCACCTGGGCAAGGGGGAGCCTCGGCCCTGAGCAGACACAGCTCCGGATATCTGGAGGCCGATTTTCATGTTCTCTGTTCTCCACTGGAAAGGTTGTTTATGGAAAACCTCCTTGTCAAAGTgtgtaaaaataaagtattgctCCATCCTATTTCTTCTATTATCTCTTGGATcatgccttctttcttttctctttttttttttttgagacagagtcttggagtgcaatggcacgatctcagtttgctgcagcctccaccttccaggttcaagtgattctcctgcctcagcctcccaagtagctgggactacaggcatgctccactacacctggctaatttttgtatttttagtagagacagggtttcttcattgttgcccaggctggtcttgaactcctgaccttaggtgatctacctgcatcagcttcctaaagtgttgggattacaggcgtgagccactgcgctgcaTCATGCCTTTCTATACTGAGATTgcaacctatttttaaaatttggtttaaaaACAGCTGAAATTTTTAGGTGGTTCCTAAAAAATTAGCAGCTGTGGAATAATAACTAACATGTCATTAACACTTAATATGTACAagatactttaaatatgttatttaagaaGTTACAGTCTTTTCattctagtttatttttcttacatatttttctttttctttcttttttttttttttttgagatagtgtcttacTCTTTCATTCAGGctgaatgcagtgatgcaatcacccctcactgcagcctcagcctcctgggctcaggcagtccttctgcttcagccttgtgagtagctgggactacaggtgtgtgccaatcTGCATGTGTCTTATTTTTCATAGAACATAGACTTGAGCTGGAAGAGGGAGGCAGTGGAGATAGGGGTTGTGTGTTGACTGTAAGTTCTGTGAAGTCTAAGGCTGAGAAAATGCCAAGTTCAGgtcgggcgaggtggctcacctataatctcagcactttgggaggctgaggctggtggatcatgaggtccggagttgaagaccagcctggccaacatggtgaaaccccatcgatactaaaaaaaacaaaatatacaacatatagaaaattagctgggcgtggtggtatgtgcctataatcccagctactcaggaggctgaggcaggagaattgcttgaacctgggcagtaagccaagatcacacccctgcactgaagcccaggtgacaaagtaagactccatctcaaaaaagaaaaaaaaacgccgggcgcggtggctcaagcctgtaatcccagcactttgggaggccgaggcgggtggatcacgaggtcgagagatcaagaccagcctggtcaacatggtgaaaccccgtctctactaaaaatacaaaaaattagctgggcatggtggcgcgtgcctgtaatcccagctactcaggaggctgaggcaggagaattgcctgaacccagggggcggaggttgcggtgagccgagatcgcgccattgcactccagcctgggtaacaagagtgaaactccgtctcaaaaaataaaaataaaaataaaatgccccAAGTTgagataatttaattttgaagaagtaatgccattattttaatttgctatGTTATAACAGTGGCATATTAGTACtagttaacttttttctttttaaaatttatttattttttggaacatagtctctgttgcccaagctggagtgcagtggcacagtctcggcttactgcaacctctgtctcccgggttcaagcaattccctcatctctgcctcccaagtagctgggactacaggcatgtgccaccaagcccatctaatattcctatttttagtagagatggggtttcaccatattgcccaggctggtctcaaactcctgacctcaagtgataacacctgcctcagcctcccaaagtgctgggattaccggcgtgagctaccgcacccagcctgggtatTTCTTTCAATAACAtgtttcaggccaggtgcaatggctcacacctgtaatcccagcactttgggagaccaaggcgggtggatcacaaggtcaggaggttgagaccagcctggccaacatggtgaaatcccatctctactaaaaatacaaaaattaggcatggtggcacacacctgtaatcccagctactcgggaggcagaagaatcacttgaacctgggagggggactccgtctcaaaaaaattaactgggcatggtggcacatgagaagtcccagctacttgggaggttgaagcagaagaatcatttgaactggggaggtagaggttgcaatgagccgaaatcactccattgcacttccagcctggcctgggcaacagtgagactctgtctcaaaacaagaacaacaaaaaaaaatggccaggcacggtggctcgtgcctgtaatcttagcactctgggaggccgaggtgggcagaccacaaggtcaggagttggagaccagcctggccaacatagtgaaacactgtctctactaaaaatatataaattagctgggtgtggtggcacacacctgtagtcccagctactcaggatgctgaggcgggagaatcacttgaacctgggaggtgagggttgcagtgagctgagatcatgccattgcctccagcctgggtgacagagggagactctgcctcaaaaaaacaaaagttcaaaaaataGTCATAATGAGTGAACACAGGCAATCTTAGAAATGGGAAAAAACCCTAATGAAAATCTTAATGAGGAATACctgcaatatataaaataaatattttactagcTAGATTTAACAACAAATTAGaggagactgggcacagtggctcacgccggtaatccccaccctttgggagactgaggcactgcacttcagcgtgggcCACAGAGCATACAAAGAGGGATGGCAAAAAAGCCAATACAGGAAATCTCAAAATCAGGCTGCTTGAAAGGTGCCaaaaggctgagtgcagtggctcatgcctgtaatcccaacactttgggaggccgaggcaggtggatcacttgaggtcaggagttcaagaccagcctggccaacatggcaaaaccccatctcgactaaaaatacagaaaattagctgggcttgctggcgggtgcctgtaatccaagctactcacgaggctgaggcaggagaattgcttgaacctgggaggcaaaggttgcaatgagctgagatcatgctactgcatgcCAGCCcagcgacaaagtgagactccgtctcaaaaaaagcgAAAAGAAACACATAAGATATATACAACCTATTCAGTGTGAATAgggtatacacatacacaccatgtgATTCCATTCATAGGAAATTGAGATTCCAGAACAGGCAAACTAGTCTCTGATGATAGAAAGTAAAACAGTAattgcccagctgggcacagtgcctcgcacctgtaatcccagcaccttgggaggccaaaatgggtggatcacaaggtcaggagtttgagcacCTGTCCAGTGCTGTGTCTTTCACTGTGTGTACTGGATTAACCTAAAAGAAGGcaggcaaaaaggaaaagaaccaaaaatgagataaataggaaaaaacaaattgGTATacttaaggctgggcacggtggctcatgcctgtaatcccagcatgcctgtaatcccagcactttgggaggctgaggtgggtggatgacaaggtcagaagttcaagaccagcctggccaacatggtgaaaccccgtctcaactaaaaatacagaaaattagctggtgtggtggcagacacctgtaatctcagctactcaggaggccaaggcgggagaattgcttgaacctgtgaggcggaggttgcggtgaaccgagatcgtgtcactgcactccagcccaggcaacagtgcaagactccgtctcaaaaaaatatatatatatatacttaagcCAATAATAACAGTAATTAAGAAGTGCTAAGCAAGCATGAGGGTAAATATGAAATATAGCTTTTCCTTCTCTTAATGTCTCTGAAAGctacaaaatgatgaaaaaaaattagagactaCTGTGATAGGCTGCTTCTAAAATGACGCCCAGCGATCACCAGCCCCTGGTATTCGTGCCCTTATGTCATCCCCTTTTACCCTGGTGACTTGTTTCTAACAAATCGAATACAGCAAAAGTAATAGGATGCCCCTTCTGAGATTAGGTTACAAATATGAGATTCAGTTACTGTTACTTCCATCTCAGTGATTCTCTCCCTCTCACTTATCAATTGATCACTCTGAAGAAGCAAGCTGTCATGTTATGAGCTGCCCTGGACTTTGACCCTATTTAAATAGgatcaccaccaccatccagcAGTTATAAGATGACCTTCAAACACCCAGAGAAGATTTTAGAAGAGAGGAAACCAATGAAAAGGATTCTTTAAGTCTGTATATGAAGTCCTAGGTAGACCCCTGATTGACCCATACATCACACTGAATagaattaacaacaacaaaaatctcagCAACtagaagttataaaaatataagtaaaggctggacatggtggctcacacctgtaataccaggactTTGGGGTGGAAGAGTctatctgaaattat
Above is a window of Saimiri boliviensis isolate mSaiBol1 chromosome 11, mSaiBol1.pri, whole genome shotgun sequence DNA encoding:
- the NDUFS5 gene encoding NADH dehydrogenase [ubiquinone] iron-sulfur protein 5 gives rise to the protein MPFLDVQKRFGINLDRWWTIQGAEQPYKFPARCHAFEKEWIECAHGIGITRADKECKIERDDFIECLLRLKTMKRVDTIWRQREKLMKEGKYTPPPHHLGKGEPRP